A section of the Zygosaccharomyces rouxii strain CBS732 chromosome B complete sequence genome encodes:
- the BAS1 gene encoding Bas1p (weakly similar to uniprot|P22035 Saccharomyces cerevisiae YKR099W BAS1 Myb-related transcription factor involved in regulating basal and induced expression of genes of the purine and histidine biosynthesis pathways), with translation MTTNEKKAKGSKIKKGVDFDLLVVTESLGYKTYRKNRRNSWSREEDDKLKQLISAALIELGYARGVADIKTIQESERICKNISWEHIANLFNDPARKPKDLRKRWTSSLDPNLKKGKWTPEEDAQLLKAYETHGAHWQSVSESIPGRTEDQCAKRYIEVLGPSTEGRLRKWTLEEDLSLVNKVKKYGTKWRRISSEMEFRPSLTCRNRWRKIITSVVRNKASPEIADAVKGDQDVSSSLSSFLSQGKSNNEPDSEDESSSRENKSKHMEQGEDEEEDEEDESASELETELPSKNNLNAKHEPNTDPAVMNMLDPIRTGIDSENNGQHQQQHQRPPQTQAPQTQGKSPHRSHMEWKYILKDGDELSVSSGVIDSTNLVKELIEQARKHQLKISIHQHIHNHYSAPQELSASEQLQSIQPSTTFDAYSNFRTSTSSPSTGSSSRDLLSNTAATATATKPVFPEGYQEFLSPSPNYNAAFGFEPFSPYAPRPDLPPPTAAPCATPGIVNRGTDEVQDVSRHRVSHFNYLPPALKPQLESSDSTKASNLNILLNPTPSNGRRASAKRRRRKQGSLRSGSNTPGSSHTSPDDGRQQGSNGGGSDHTKSVGSMNDDEGLDFWENLRSLAGRPARAQQEEFKQPNINPFDDESRDLIYGLFNGNGANDNELDSNTLSRLDHQSPFPLDDETFIPFNPS, from the coding sequence ATGACAACGAACGAGAAGAAAGCAAAAGGTTCTAAAATCAAGAAAGGTGTGGATTTCGATCTTCTGGTGGTGACAGAATCACTTGGCTACAAGACGTATAGAAAAAATCGTAGGAATTCGTGGTCGAGGGAAGAAGACGACAAGTTGAAACAGTTGATAAGTGCAGCACTAATAGAATTAGGCTATGCTAGAGGCGTCGCGGATATCAAGACGATTCAAGAATCGGAAAGGATTTGCAAAAATATATCGTGGGAACACATtgccaatcttttcaatgatcCAGCAAGGAAGCCCAAGGACTTGAGGAAACGTTGGACATCATCATTGGATcctaatttgaaaaagggTAAGTGGACACCTGAAGAAGACGCACAACTTTTAAAGGCATATGAAACTCATGGAGCTCATTGGCAAAGCGTCTCAGAGAGCATTCCAGGTAGAACAGAAGATCAATGCGCCAAAAGATATATTGAAGTATTAGGACCAAGTACAGAGGGCAGACTAAGGAAATGGACTCTTGAGGAAGATTTGAGCCTTGTGAATAAAGTTAAAAAATATGGTACAAAATGGAGAAGAATATCGTCAGAAATGGAGTTTAGACCAAGCTTAACTTGTAGAAACCGTTGGAGAAAAATTATCACATCTGTGGTTCGTAATAAGGCAAGTCCGGAAATTGCAGATGCTGTTAAAGGCGATCAAGATGTATCGTCTTCATTGAGCTCCTTCCTAAGTCAGGGAAAATCAAACAATGAACCTGatagtgaagatgaaagttCTTCCAGGGAGAATAAAAGTAAGCATATGGAACAAGgcgaagatgaagaagaagatgaagaagatgagagtGCCAGTGAGTTAGAGACGGAGCTTCCAAGCAAAAATAATTTAAATGCTAAACACGAACCAAATACCGACCCTGCAGTGATGAATATGCTGGATCCAATAAGAACGGGTATAGACTCCGAGAATAACGGGCAacatcaacagcagcatCAACGACCACCGCAGACGCAGGCGCCACAGACACAAGGCAAGTCACCTCATAGGAGTCACATGGAATGGAAATATATTCTCAAggatggtgatgaattgtCAGTGTCTAGCGGTGTGATTGATAGCACTAATTTAGTCAAGGAATTAATTGAACAAGCCAGAAAGCACCAGTTAAAGATATCCATCCATCAACACATTCATAACCATTATAGTGCTCCTCAGGAGTTAAGTGCAAGTGAACAGCTACAAAGTATCCAACCATCCACGACTTTTGACGCCTATTCAAATTTCCGCACAAGCACGTCTTCACCTTCTACAGGCTCTTCTAGTAGGGATTTATTATCTAATACTGCCGCCACTGCAACTGCAACCAAACCTGTTTTCCCAGAAGGctatcaagaatttctttcGCCCTCGCCGAATTATAACGCTGCATTTGGATTCGAACCATTTTCACCCTATGCACCAAGACCtgatttaccaccaccaacagcGGCACCCTGTGCAACCCCTGGCATAGTAAATCGCGGAACTGATGAAGTACAAGACGTCAGTAGACACAGAGTGTCTCATTTCAACTACCTACCACCTGCATTAAAACCCCAATTGGAATCATCTGACTCTACAAAGGCATCAAAtttaaatattcttctAAACCCAACACCATCAAATGGTAGAAGGGCATCAGCGaaacgaagaagaaggaaacAAGGCTCCTTACGTTCAGGTTCGAATACACCGGGCTCATCACATACATCACCAGATGACGGTAGACAACAGGGATCGAACGGGGGTGGATCCGATCATACAAAATCGGTCGGATCGAtgaatgatgatgagggACTCGATTTTTGGGAAAATCTAAGATCTTTGGCAGGACGACCGGCTAGAGCACAGCAGGAAGAATTCAAACAGCCAAATATCAATCCCTTTGACGATGAAAGTAGAGACTTGATCTATGGTCTTTTTAACGGTAACGGTGCTAATGATAACGAATTGGATTCGAACACATTATCAAGACTAGACCATCAAAGTCCGTTTCCGCTTGATGATGAAACGTTTATACCTTTTAACCCTAGTTAG
- the ATG44 gene encoding mitofissin (highly similar to uniprot|Q2V2P4 Saccharomyces cerevisiae YIL156W-B): MTVLGKTIHISIDLILVSTCLAGLRRNTGLTPKLQTIENMTIRDYMSRYLNMGESIYDYSVATCGSSPYFGRK; encoded by the exons ATGACTGTG CTCGGCAAAACTATCCATATTTCAATCGATCTTATATTGGTATCGACTTGTTTAGCAGGCCTTAGAAGGAATACTGGCTTGACCCCCAAGTTGCAAACTATTGAAAATATGACTATTAGAGATTACATGTCAAGATATTTAAACATGGGTGAATCTATTTACGATTACAGTGTGGCGACTTGTGGATCATCTCCGTACTTTGGGAGAAAATAG
- the COA1 gene encoding Coa1p (similar to uniprot|P40452 Saccharomyces cerevisiae YIL157C FMP35 The authentic non-tagged protein was localized to the mitochondria), with protein MSFMLRSLVSRSLTRSLRLPKRRLLATQSTPDFVLKDKNRPLRVERELPDPFAYKVKNRATFAAFSIGVVAALAIIFNYEKTESPIISNTFYHLRRSPRTRELLGENIEFDGLMPWVHGELNQVAGKVNIRFNIRGSKGTKAVVRLVANKDNEFKEFLIREWSLTADDEQIDLLEEGDLKALG; from the coding sequence ATGTCCTTTATGCTTCGCAGTTTGGTCTCTAGATCGTTGACACGATCCCTACGCCTGCCTAAAAGACGTCTATTAGCTACACAAAGTACTCCTGACTTTGTTTTGAAGGATAAGAATAGACCATTGAGAGTGGAAAGGGAATTGCCAGATCCATTTGCATACAAAGTAAAGAATCGTGCTACATTTGCAGCTTTTAGCATTGGTGTTGTCGCAGCATTAGCAATAATTTTCAACTATGAAAAGACAGAATCTCCAATTATCTCAAATACATTCTACCATTTACGTAGATCCCCGAGGACAAGAGAATTACTAGgtgaaaatattgaattcGATGGCCTAATGCCTTGGGTTCATGGTGAATTGAATCAAGTTGCAGGTAAGGTTAATATACGGTTTAACATTAGGGGTAGTAAGGGCACCAAAGCTGTTGTAAGATTAGTCGCTAATAAGGACAATGAATTTAAGGAATTCTTAATTCGCGAATGGAGTCTAACagctgatgatgaacaaattgatcttttagAGGAAGGGGATTTGAAAGCCTTAGGTTAA
- the AIM20 gene encoding Aim20p (similar to uniprot|P36169 Saccharomyces cerevisiae YKR100C SKG1 Protein of unknown function green fluorescent protein (GFP)-fusion protein localizes to the cell periphery and bud), with protein MGDVSIAVGCAVGLPVGLSFLLAIVFWIRMQRRYKKEDARDCELENIIRDESGFISFDNLGTWQETQQEKKDVYVNDESVESSGIQGSSSSEQLQQPNETHQNKHQSKHYMPAYRRNLNAYRIRQLPTGINVDNNGSNLSLDSTQNMRKRPNLHQETVYDQMIPVLANTEPKLFSEDNNEQDTAATIQQNQQNNEKVIMKNLRNNDFGSYPRGTQSATSLSRSNSNSNTNTNTNVSRSSLHTRSSSVMSAVKGTTSYDNVFDTPKSATAASLVDVKVSNNNNNNNKQPVYSLKNNYDIKNTSEIQEEDQYENEFTNYSESKRTFIDSLRPKPGI; from the coding sequence ATGGGTGATGTTTCAATAGCTGTTGGGTGCGCTGTTGGTTTACCAGTAGGATTAAGCTTTCTCCTAGCAATTGTGTTTTGGATTCGAATGCAACGTCGTTACAAGAAAGAAGATGCAAGAGATTGTGAATTGGAGAACATTATTCGTGATGAAAGTGGATTCATCAGTTTTGATAATTTAGGAACATGGCAAGAAACACAacaggaaaagaaagatgtTTATGTTAATGATGAGTCTGTTGAATCGTCGGGGATTCAAGGTTCAAGTTCATCAGAACAATTGCAGCAACCGAATGAAACACATCAAAATAAGCATCAGAGTAAACATTATATGCCAGCATATAGAAGAAATCTAAATGCTTACAGAATACGGCAATTACCTACAGGTATTAATGTTGATAACAATGGTTCAAATTTGTCGCTGGATTCGACGCAAAATATGAGGAAAAGACCAAATCTACATCAAGAGACTGTTTATGATCAAATGATACCTGTATTAGCCAATACTGAACCGAAATTATTTTCAGAAGATAATAATGAACAGGATACTGCTGCTACCATACAACAAAATCAGcaaaataatgaaaaagtcattatgaaaaatttaagGAATAATGATTTTGGATCTTATCCAAGGGGCACACAATCAGCAACGAGTTTATCGCGTTCCAATTCAAATTCCAATACAAATACAAATACCAATGTATCAAGATCTTCATTGCATACAAGATCTTCGTCAGTGATGTCTGCAGTTAAAGGCACAACTAGTTACGATAATGTTTTTGATACTCCGAAAAGTGCCACTGCCGCATCACTGGTGGATGTGAAGGtcagtaataataataataataataataaacaaCCGGTgtattctttaaagaaCAATTACGATATAAAAAATACTTCAGAGATTCAAGAGGAAGATCAATATGAAAACGAATTTACCAACTATTCTGAAAGTAAAAGGACATTCATTGACAGTTTAAGACCAAAACCAGGAAtatga
- the BNR1 gene encoding formin BNR1 (some similarities with uniprot|P40450 Saccharomyces cerevisiae YIL159W BNR1 Formin nucleates the formation of linear actin filaments involved in cell processes such as budding and mitotic spindle orientation which require the formation of polarized actin cables functionally redundant with BNI1), whose translation MVMFQDKREDSEEFVFIEKGEQEEGGSFQYLGKSRWVDPHDYVRRARSLDQNIQNTSQVISTGLSLAGFALDRQHDLPPLMKNKNMSTGELGNLKGSIKRSQQQQNQRHELSHIQEENRTRRRRRISESSSPPSVVFDLKKIPNDDVVDAIFDDMLKDRTFFWGDARKNLHNISKKRKWALVCKMQAGDDFQSPKGAWSPDNLLATNFQEEELSQNLENLKDQPHKISRVLHQLEKQLRHESFCKTFLDENHITALADCCHRIQPNNQFVYLRCFKTIMNYAEGRQFILNCSHLVDYFCSLLNDKYTYLKIRTLSCELLLLLTYVDDQLGYEKVLNHLSPRLKSWLQQVNISLSSKTDPILNSDMEKLYTQDNSFFLQFTNTEQLRIDFASTTLFLINSILQALTDKQRKLQLVKRLKENGIHRCFYLMKDNLKNEIIDEQIEIYINTEHVLIAQFADKPSLADLFYGNALESIVANTKNTSLEQPFGTLIQSISEMLKSKTTSESVKVLKALIIMFQFLESNLYNNMEFDPESVFQDSINTLVDNLESDEIAKRAMGEINFLQDAVRSLQEEKGQLEKLRDTNKDQIIQKFEYTTALLKDKELELRRLQNQFKSIKDERREEKKLLDQTLSHQQMNNQSSHVRGGTPTSPTTTPTTLFQNLKPHKDVNKHKLGKGPGKTLTKSRRVGSLAAYVADEPRKQISMGLPPGNSNASSHFRQASQTSGNHNGGNSAFSWLPPLPKLPSGYVSVASDAQGPGKAPEQFVSPSPASAPAPPPPPPPPPPPLPTNLVKAAIPTPPPPPPPPAPPLPPMKKASEGQASSGPPPPPPLPGKILSVGEAPPAPIPDKPKQSLKQIHWEKIDDVEKTVWEDNEQREETVKELEISGIFEKVQTTFQLKNSTVKKVKNDNSTKKTTQLKSFLSRDLAQQFGINLHMYSQYPVEEFVLKVLRCDNDILQNVSVLEFFNNEELTNIPASLSRSFAPYSADFQENKSPTVDPNELERPDRIFLELCYNLRSYWRERSKCLLIFATYERDYYDLVYKLQNIDDAIQKIKNAFRLKQLLYIIMEIGNYMNKKNVSGIRLNSLSKLSFVKSSVDNNLSFLHFIEKVVRVKYPDIYHFTDDLNKAEALGYISFDHIQSECEEYCSKVNSVVRMTTEGILSQQSNLHPKDEIMRKVKYKINRAKTKSQLLWDQYKLISADLDKLMKYFGENPMDKEAKNSFFANFGEFSVVFKKCAKENIEKEEAYRVYEQRKKLLDTRRSTKNSTTTTNNVKRLDDVKEPNVSNKPQLMNTSGQEAVEEEEGGDGEDDAVDLLLSKLRGVKKNPEPLRRRRSTRMLDKSVLSTTMTTTTTGKTNNEISSTGNNKSVRERENGGNNDNNHDVNDDDHQREFTTKESSPVESQNSKRGELLERTQAMLNDIQNI comes from the coding sequence ATGGTTATGTTTCAAGACAAGAGGGAAGACAGTGAAGAGTTTGTTTTTATTGAGAAAGgtgaacaagaagaagggggtagttttcaatatttggGAAAATCTCGATGGGTTGATCCTCATGATTACGTTAGAAGAGCCAGATCTTTAgatcaaaatattcaaaataCTTCTCAAGTTATTAGCACGGGTCTTTCATTAGCAGGGTTTGCATTAGATCGTCAGCATGATCTCCCGCCACTAATGAAGAATAAAAACATGTCCACTGGAGAGTTGGGGAATTTAAAAGGATCCATAAAAAGATcacagcaacaacaaaatCAGCGGCATGAATTATCACATATACAAGAGGAGAatagaacaagaagaagacgaagaatatctgaatcatcatcaccaccatctgTTGTATTTGACTTGaaaaagattccaaatgatgatgttgttgatgcCATTTTTGATGACATGCTAAAGGATCGAACATTTTTTTGGGGGGACGCAAGAAAGAATCTGCataatatttcaaagaaaaggaaatgGGCTCTTGTTTGTAAGATGCAAGCGGGTGATGATTTCCAATCACCTAAAGGTGCTTGGTCACCAGACAATTTATTGGCtacaaattttcaagaagAGGAACTTTCAcaaaatttagaaaatcTAAAGGATCAACCTCATAAGATCTCTAGGGTCTTAcaccaattggaaaaacaaCTTCGGCATGaatcattttgtaaaacatttttggatgaaaatCATATTACCGCTTTAGCAGATTGCTGTCACAGAATCCAACCAAATAATCAGTTTGTTTATCTGCGATGCTTTAAAACCATAATGAATTATGCAGAGGGAAGACAGTTCATTCTTAATTGTTCCCATTTGGTAGATTATTTTTGTTCCCTTCTAAATGACAAATACACATATTTAAAGATTCGAACGTTATCTTGTGagttattattactattgaCCTATGTGGATGATCAATTAGGATATGAGAAAGTTTTAAACCATTTATCACCTCGACTTAAAAGTTGGTTACAACAGGTAAATATCTCGTTATCATCCAAAACAGATCCCATTTTAAATTCAGATATGGAAAAATTATACACACAAgacaattctttctttttacaattcaccaatacTGAACAATTACGAATAGATTTTGCATCCACCACGCTCTTTTTAATAAATTCCATTTTACAGGCATTAACAGATAAACAGAGAAAATTACAACTGGTGAAAAGGCTAAAGGAAAATGGTATTCATCGTTGTTTCTATTTGATGAAAGATAATctgaaaaatgaaattatcgatgaacaaattgaaatttacaTCAATACAGAACACGTTCTTATAGCACAATTTGCCGATAAACCATCATTAGCAGATTTGTTTTATGGGAATGCATTGGAATCAATCGTGGCAAACACCAAAAATACAAGTTTAGAACAACCTTTTGGAACTCTCATTCAGTCAATTAGTGAAATGTTAAAATCAAAGACCACGTCTGAGTCGGTAAAAGTATTGAAGGCCTTAATAATCatgtttcaatttttggaatcaaatcTCTACAATAATATGGAATTTGATCCAGAATCTGTTTTTCAAGATTCCATAAACACTTTGGTAgacaatttggaatcagATGAGATTGCAAAAAGGGCAATGGGTGAGATAAACTTTCTGCAGGATGCTGTGCGTTCTTTACAGGAAGAAAAAGGTCAATTAGAAAAACTAAGAGATACAAATAAGGATCAAATTatacaaaaatttgaatataCGACTGCATTATTGAAGGATAAAGAACTCGAACTCCGACGCTTACAGAATCAATTCAAATCtattaaagatgaaagaagggaagagaaaaaattattagaTCAAACTTTATCACACCAACAAATGAATAATCAATCATCTCATGTAAGAGGTGGTACTCCTACTAGTCCCACTACTACTCCTACTAcacttttccaaaatttaaaaCCCCACAAAGATGTAAATAAACACAAATTAGGTAAAGGACCTGGTAAGACGCTGACAAAATCTCGGAGGGTCGGTTCCCTAGCCGCCTACGTTGCTGATGAGCCTAGAAAACAAATATCCATGGGGCTGCCACCTGGAAATAGTAATGCAAGCTCGCATTTCAGACAAGCGTCTCAAACAAGTGGTAACCATAACGGTGGCAATAGTGCTTTCTCATGGTTACCGCCTTTGCCAAAATTACCATCCGGTTACGTATCAGTTGCTAGCGATGCACAGGGACCGGGGAAGGCACCGGAACAGTTTGTGTCCCCTTCTCCAGCCTCTGCtccagcaccaccaccaccacctcctcctcctcctcctccttTACCTACTAATTTAGTAAAAGCTGCAATCCCAACGCCTCCACCTCCGCCTCCACCGCCAGCGCCACCGCTGCCTCCAATGAAAAAAGCATCTGAAGGACAGGCTTCATCAGGACCACCTCCCCCACCCCCATTACCGGGAAAAATCTTGTCCGTAGGGGAAGCGCCGCCAGCACCAATACCAGATAAACCAAAACAGAGTTTGAAACAAATTCATtgggaaaaaattgatgatgtGGAGAAGACCGTTTGGGAGGATAATGAACAGCGTGAAGAGACAGTGAAAGAGCTAGAGATTAGTGgtatctttgaaaaagtaCAAACAACTTTCCAACTCAAGAATTCCACTGTGAAAAAagttaaaaatgataatagcACGAAGAAAACAACCCAATTGAAGAGCTTTTTATCAAGAGATCTGGCACAACAATTTGGTATTAATTTACACATGTATTCACAATATCcagtggaagaatttgtcTTAAAGGTTCTTAGATGCGATAACGATATTTTACAAAACGTTAGCGTactagaatttttcaacaatgaAGAGTTAACGAATATTCCAGCAAGTTTATCTAGGTCGTTTGCACCGTATAGTGCTGATTTCCAAGAGAACAAATCACCAACTGTTGACCCCAATGAGTTGGAACGTCCAGATCGAATTTTCCTTGAATTATGTTACAATTTAAGATCTTACTGGCGAGAAAGATCAAAATGCCTTTTAATATTTGCCACTTATGAAAGAGATTATTACGATTTAGTTTACAAATTACAGAATATTGACGACGctattcaaaagattaaaaaTGCATTTAGACTTAAGCAGTTGCTCTACATCATAATGGAAATTGGTAATTatatgaacaagaaaaatgtCAGCGGTATCAGGTTAAACTCCTTATCAAAATTATCGTTCGTCAAATCAAGTGTCGATAACAATTTATCTTTTTTACattttattgaaaaagtggTTAGAGTCAAATATCCAGATATTTATCATTTTACCGATGATCTTAATAAGGCAGAAGCATTAGGATATATTTCCTTTGATCACATACAATCAGAGTGTGAAGAGTATTGTTCGAAAGTAAACTCAGTCGTTCGTATGACAACGGAGGGAATCCTTTCACAACAATCAAATTTACATCCCAAGGACGAAATTATGCGTAAGGTGAAATACAAGATTAACAGAGCCAAGACAAAATCACAATTGTTATGGGATCAATACAAGTTAATCAGTGCAGATTTAGAcaagttgatgaaatatttCGGAGAAAATCCAATGGACAAAGAGGctaaaaattctttttttgcaaattttggtgaattttctGTCGTATTTAAAAAATGTGCCAAGGAAAATAtcgaaaaagaagaagcatATCGTGTTTATGaacaaaggaaaaaattacTTGATACACGTAGAAGTACCAAAAATAGTACTACAACTACGAATAATGTTAAAAGATTGGATGATGTTAAGGAGCCTAACGTTTCCAATAAACCACAGCTCATGAACACTAGCGGACAAGAAGcagttgaagaagaagaaggtggtgatggtgaagacGACGCCGTGGATCTTttactttcaaaattacGTGGAGTTAAGAAGAACCCTGAACCACTAAGACGCCGCAGGAGTACACGAATGTTAGATAAATCCGTACTCTCCACAACCATgactactactactacgGGTAAAACTAATAACGAAATTAGCAGTACGGGTAACAATAAAAGTGTTCGCGAAAGGgaaaatggtggtaataacGATAATAATCATGACgttaatgatgatgaccATCAACGCGAATTCACCACTAAAGAAAGCTCACCGGTTGAATCTCAGAACTCGAAAAGAGGTGAATTACTAGAAAGGACTCAAGCGATGTTAAACgatattcaaaatatctGA
- the POT1 gene encoding acetyl-CoA C-acyltransferase (highly similar to uniprot|P27796 Saccharomyces cerevisiae YIL160C POT1 3-ketoacyl-CoA thiolase with broad chain length specificity cleaves 3-ketoacyl-CoA into acyl-CoA and acetyl-CoA during beta-oxidation of fatty acids), giving the protein MSARLSNVRDHIAGGSDAYHTNIHEKRPDDIVIVSAHRSAIAKGFKGSFKDVNSDYLLLEFLKEFFDQLPPQIQNHKEIIGEVACGNVLNKGAGATEHRGAMLAAGLPYQIPFLAVNRQCSSGLTAVNDIANKIRVGQIDIGLACGVESMTKNYPLKDPLGLISDELKNNKAAKKCMLPMGITNENISSNFTISRQIQDEYAANSYNKAERAIEQGLFKEEILPLRLPNGEVISTDEGPRKGVTSQNLSKLKPVFIKDKGTTTAGNSSQLSDGVAGVLLARRSVAEKLNLPILGRYVAFQSVGVPPEIMGVGPAFAIPRVLKDVGLTVDDIDIFEINEAFAAQALYCVHTLGIDIEKVNPRGGAIALGHPLGCTGARQVATILRELQPGQVGVVSMCIGTGMGAAAVFVKE; this is encoded by the coding sequence ATGTCAGCAAGATTATCAAATGTTAGGGATCACATCGCTGGCGGTAGTGATGCATATCACACAAATATTCACGAAAAGAGACCAGATGATATTGTAATCGTCAGTGCGCACAGATCAGCAATTGCGAAGGGCTTTAAAGGTTCATTTAAGGATGTAAACTCCGATTACCTCTTgttagaatttttaaagGAGTTTTTCGACCAGCTTCCTCCtcaaatccaaaatcaTAAGGAGATCATAGGTGAAGTGGCTTGCGGTAATGTTTTAAATAAAGGCGCAGGTGCCACAGAACATAGGGGTGCTATGTTAGCTGCAGGTCTGCCATATCAGATACCATTTTTAGCCGTTAACAGACAATGTTCTTCGGGCTTGACTGCGGTTAACGATATTGCGAATAAGATTAGAGTTGGACAAATTGACATAGGATTAGCATGTGGTGTTGAGTCTATGACGAAGAATTATCCACTTAAGGATCCCTTAGGTTTGATTTCTGACGAATTAAAAAACAATAAAGCCGCTAAAAAATGTATGCTACCAATGGGTATCACGAACGAAAACATCTCAAgtaattttaccatcagtAGACAGATACAGGATGAATATGCAGCAAATTCTTACAACAAAGCTGAAAGAGCCATTGAACAAGGTTTgtttaaagaagaaattctaCCATTACGTTTACCAAATGGTGAAGTGATATCAACTGATGAAGGTCCTCGTAAAGGTGTTACCTCACAAAATTTAAGTAAATTGAAACCTGTTTTCATTAAGGATAAAGGTACTACCACCGCTGGTAATTCATCGCAACTTTCTGATGGTGTCGCGGGTGTTCTCTTAGCAAGAAGATCTGTcgctgaaaaattgaatttaccAATCTTGGGTAGATACGTGGCGTTCCAATCTGTCGGTGTACCACCAGAAATTATGGGGGTTGGTCCTGCATTTGCCATTCCAAGGGTCTTGAAGGACGTTGGCTTGACGGTTGATGATATTgacatctttgaaattaatgaagCTTTTGCCGCTCAGGCATTGTACTGTGTTCATACATTAGgtattgatattgaaaaggttaATCCAAGGGGTGGTGCTATCGCTTTGGGTCATCCCTTGGGTTGCACAGGCGCTCGTCAAGTGGCAACTATTTTGCGAGAATTACAACCAGGTCAAGTCGGTGTCGTAAGTATGTGTATCGGTACCGGTATGGGGGCCGCTGCCGTTTTTGTTAAGGAGTAA